One region of Primulina tabacum isolate GXHZ01 chromosome 1, ASM2559414v2, whole genome shotgun sequence genomic DNA includes:
- the LOC142552262 gene encoding uncharacterized protein LOC142552262 isoform X3 encodes MEASTYMPSGIFAKELEDELMKFTASYEDCKVNTRSAEQSEEVQGNDDVDVNITDCTKSGGRELVAAEYHDTTESSSSFGNSDTDDIDPLDDSEITSDFHGDAASSLGFDGFGEPFRMRKKKVTGHWRSFIQPLMWRCKWAELQIRKFESQARRYDRELEEYSQRKKDQLQNPSLEFVGVKSLHCTSSNARNDIYMRKKRKRTEDTMDIASYMSHHNLLSYHESKRSSGKGLLKDDELRNRVATQKVNVNNELWARDEQLFLEPGDGDNPLEVILGKIEFVRSRVVKMKSRVEKVMSENAGKFSFMDDSSKLIPFSALIASPQHTSPNNGDKMPVGTYIDSQLKVEHNTSDALVPENRDTINEVIPGVNGRTNHVSFTNTYKKGEEDILIDNKRVKEEMNSFEEVKIEPTRSPLVLKEELASTSPQVRTAVNPPTNNQTPPIMRSISRLTAPKTQRKSRKRRGAGQRH; translated from the exons ATGGAGGCTTCAACCTACATGCCAAGTGGAATTTTCGCTAAAGAACTTGAAGACGAACTTATGAAATTTACAGCTAGTTACGAGGACTGTAAAGTCAACACACGCTCGGCTGAGCAGAGCGAAGAAGTCCAAGGTAATGATGATGTGGATGTTAACATTACGGACTGCACGAAATCTGGTGGCCGTGAGCTTGTTGCTGCAGAATACCATGACACAACAGAGAGCTCAAGTTCCTTTGGTAACAGTGACACCGACGATATTGACCCGTTGGATGATTCTGAAATTACGTCGGATTTTCATGGCGACGCTGCATCATCTCTGGGTTTTGATGGATTTGGTGAACCATTTAGAATGAG GAAGAAAAAGGTGACTGGTCATTGGAGATCATTTATCCAACCTCTGATGTGGCGATGTAAATGGGCTGAATTGCAAATTCGTAAGTTTGAATCACAAGCCCGAAGATACGACAGAGAACTTGAGGAATACAGTCAGCGAAAGAAGGATCAATTGCAGAATCCTTCATTGGAATTTGTCGGTGTGAAATCCCTTCATTGTACATCCAGCAATGCTAGAAATGATATTTACATGAggaagaaaagaaaacgaaccGAAGACACAATGGATATAGCATCATATATGTCTCACCATAACTTGCTTTCATATCATG AGAGTAAGAGGTCTTCAGGTAAGGGTCTCCTCAAGGACGATGAATTAAGGAATCGAG TGGCAACTCAAAAAGTCAACGTTAATAATGAGTTGTGGGCCCGTGATGAACAGCTCTTCCTTGAGCCCGGAGATGGTGATAATCCTCTGGAAGTCATACTTGGAAAGATTGAATTTGTACGATCACGAGTTGTTAAAATGAAGAGTAGAGttgagaaggtgatgagtgaaAATGCCGGAAAGTTttctttcatggatgactcaagcAAGCTTATTCCATTTAGTGCTCTGATAGCCTCTCCTCAACATACTTCTCCAAACAATGGGGACAAAATGCCTGTAGGAACTTACATTGATTCTCAGCTTAAGGTGGAGCATAACACGAGTGATGCACTTGTACCTGAAAATAGAGACACAATTAATGAAGTGATTCCTGGAGTAAATGGAAGGACTAATCATGTTAGTTTTACCAACACATACAAAAAA GGAGAAGAAGACATTCTCATTGACAATAAGAGGGTGAAGGAAGAGATGAATAGCTTTGAGGAAGTAAAGATTGAGCCAACCCGAAGTCCTTTGGTGCTAAAGGAGGAGCTAGCTAGCACCAGCCCTCAAGTTCGAACAGCAGTCAATCCCCCCACAAACAATCAAACACCACCTATAATGCGTTCTATATCAAGGCTTACGGCCCCTAAAACCCAGAGAAAGAGTCGTAAAAGAAGAGGTGCTGGTCAGAGGCATTGA
- the LOC142552262 gene encoding uncharacterized protein LOC142552262 isoform X1, with protein MEASTYMPSGIFAKELEDELMKFTASYEDCKVNTRSAEQSEEVQGNDDVDVNITDCTKSGGRELVAAEYHDTTESSSSFGNSDTDDIDPLDDSEITSDFHGDAASSLGFDGFGEPFRMRKKKVTGHWRSFIQPLMWRCKWAELQIRKFESQARRYDRELEEYSQRKKDQLQNPSLEFVGVKSLHCTSSNARNDIYMRKKRKRTEDTMDIASYMSHHNLLSYHESKRSSGKGLLKDDELRNRAVATQKVNVNNELWARDEQLFLEPGDGDNPLEVILGKIEFVRSRVVKMKSRVEKVMSENAGKFSFMDDSSKLIPFSALIASPQHTSPNNGDKMPVGTYIDSQLKVEHNTSDALVPENRDTINEVIPGVNGRTNHVSFTNTYKKGEEDILIDNKRVKEEMNSFEEVKIEPTRSPLVLKEELASTSPQVRTAVNPPTNNQTPPIMRSISRLTAPKTQRKSRKRRGAGQRH; from the exons ATGGAGGCTTCAACCTACATGCCAAGTGGAATTTTCGCTAAAGAACTTGAAGACGAACTTATGAAATTTACAGCTAGTTACGAGGACTGTAAAGTCAACACACGCTCGGCTGAGCAGAGCGAAGAAGTCCAAGGTAATGATGATGTGGATGTTAACATTACGGACTGCACGAAATCTGGTGGCCGTGAGCTTGTTGCTGCAGAATACCATGACACAACAGAGAGCTCAAGTTCCTTTGGTAACAGTGACACCGACGATATTGACCCGTTGGATGATTCTGAAATTACGTCGGATTTTCATGGCGACGCTGCATCATCTCTGGGTTTTGATGGATTTGGTGAACCATTTAGAATGAG GAAGAAAAAGGTGACTGGTCATTGGAGATCATTTATCCAACCTCTGATGTGGCGATGTAAATGGGCTGAATTGCAAATTCGTAAGTTTGAATCACAAGCCCGAAGATACGACAGAGAACTTGAGGAATACAGTCAGCGAAAGAAGGATCAATTGCAGAATCCTTCATTGGAATTTGTCGGTGTGAAATCCCTTCATTGTACATCCAGCAATGCTAGAAATGATATTTACATGAggaagaaaagaaaacgaaccGAAGACACAATGGATATAGCATCATATATGTCTCACCATAACTTGCTTTCATATCATG AGAGTAAGAGGTCTTCAGGTAAGGGTCTCCTCAAGGACGATGAATTAAGGAATCGAG cAGTGGCAACTCAAAAAGTCAACGTTAATAATGAGTTGTGGGCCCGTGATGAACAGCTCTTCCTTGAGCCCGGAGATGGTGATAATCCTCTGGAAGTCATACTTGGAAAGATTGAATTTGTACGATCACGAGTTGTTAAAATGAAGAGTAGAGttgagaaggtgatgagtgaaAATGCCGGAAAGTTttctttcatggatgactcaagcAAGCTTATTCCATTTAGTGCTCTGATAGCCTCTCCTCAACATACTTCTCCAAACAATGGGGACAAAATGCCTGTAGGAACTTACATTGATTCTCAGCTTAAGGTGGAGCATAACACGAGTGATGCACTTGTACCTGAAAATAGAGACACAATTAATGAAGTGATTCCTGGAGTAAATGGAAGGACTAATCATGTTAGTTTTACCAACACATACAAAAAA GGAGAAGAAGACATTCTCATTGACAATAAGAGGGTGAAGGAAGAGATGAATAGCTTTGAGGAAGTAAAGATTGAGCCAACCCGAAGTCCTTTGGTGCTAAAGGAGGAGCTAGCTAGCACCAGCCCTCAAGTTCGAACAGCAGTCAATCCCCCCACAAACAATCAAACACCACCTATAATGCGTTCTATATCAAGGCTTACGGCCCCTAAAACCCAGAGAAAGAGTCGTAAAAGAAGAGGTGCTGGTCAGAGGCATTGA
- the LOC142552262 gene encoding uncharacterized protein LOC142552262 isoform X2, with translation MEASTYMPSGIFAKELEDELMKFTASYEDCKVNTRSAEQSEEVQGNDDVDVNITDCTKSGGRELVAAEYHDTTESSSSFGNSDTDDIDPLDDSEITSDFHGDAASSLGFDGFGEPFRMRKKKVTGHWRSFIQPLMWRCKWAELQIRKFESQARRYDRELEEYSQRKKDQLQNPSLEFVGVKSLHCTSSNARNDIYMRKKRKRTEDTMDIASYMSHHNLLSYHESKRSSGKGLLKDDELRNRAVATQKVNVNNELWARDEQLFLEPGDGDNPLEVILGKIEFVRSRVVKMKSRVEKVMSENAGKFSFMDDSSKLIPFSALIASPQHTSPNNGDKMPVGTYIDSQLKVEHNTSDALVPENRDTINEVIPGVNGRTNHVSFTNTYKKVKDILIDNKRVKEEMNSFEEVKIEPTRSPLVLKEELASTSPQVRTAVNPPTNNQTPPIMRSISRLTAPKTQRKSRKRRGAGQRH, from the exons ATGGAGGCTTCAACCTACATGCCAAGTGGAATTTTCGCTAAAGAACTTGAAGACGAACTTATGAAATTTACAGCTAGTTACGAGGACTGTAAAGTCAACACACGCTCGGCTGAGCAGAGCGAAGAAGTCCAAGGTAATGATGATGTGGATGTTAACATTACGGACTGCACGAAATCTGGTGGCCGTGAGCTTGTTGCTGCAGAATACCATGACACAACAGAGAGCTCAAGTTCCTTTGGTAACAGTGACACCGACGATATTGACCCGTTGGATGATTCTGAAATTACGTCGGATTTTCATGGCGACGCTGCATCATCTCTGGGTTTTGATGGATTTGGTGAACCATTTAGAATGAG GAAGAAAAAGGTGACTGGTCATTGGAGATCATTTATCCAACCTCTGATGTGGCGATGTAAATGGGCTGAATTGCAAATTCGTAAGTTTGAATCACAAGCCCGAAGATACGACAGAGAACTTGAGGAATACAGTCAGCGAAAGAAGGATCAATTGCAGAATCCTTCATTGGAATTTGTCGGTGTGAAATCCCTTCATTGTACATCCAGCAATGCTAGAAATGATATTTACATGAggaagaaaagaaaacgaaccGAAGACACAATGGATATAGCATCATATATGTCTCACCATAACTTGCTTTCATATCATG AGAGTAAGAGGTCTTCAGGTAAGGGTCTCCTCAAGGACGATGAATTAAGGAATCGAG cAGTGGCAACTCAAAAAGTCAACGTTAATAATGAGTTGTGGGCCCGTGATGAACAGCTCTTCCTTGAGCCCGGAGATGGTGATAATCCTCTGGAAGTCATACTTGGAAAGATTGAATTTGTACGATCACGAGTTGTTAAAATGAAGAGTAGAGttgagaaggtgatgagtgaaAATGCCGGAAAGTTttctttcatggatgactcaagcAAGCTTATTCCATTTAGTGCTCTGATAGCCTCTCCTCAACATACTTCTCCAAACAATGGGGACAAAATGCCTGTAGGAACTTACATTGATTCTCAGCTTAAGGTGGAGCATAACACGAGTGATGCACTTGTACCTGAAAATAGAGACACAATTAATGAAGTGATTCCTGGAGTAAATGGAAGGACTAATCATGTTAGTTTTACCAACACATACAAAAAAGTGA AAGACATTCTCATTGACAATAAGAGGGTGAAGGAAGAGATGAATAGCTTTGAGGAAGTAAAGATTGAGCCAACCCGAAGTCCTTTGGTGCTAAAGGAGGAGCTAGCTAGCACCAGCCCTCAAGTTCGAACAGCAGTCAATCCCCCCACAAACAATCAAACACCACCTATAATGCGTTCTATATCAAGGCTTACGGCCCCTAAAACCCAGAGAAAGAGTCGTAAAAGAAGAGGTGCTGGTCAGAGGCATTGA